The Magnolia sinica isolate HGM2019 chromosome 10, MsV1, whole genome shotgun sequence genome includes a window with the following:
- the LOC131258145 gene encoding probable L-type lectin-domain containing receptor kinase S.7, which translates to MMVPLPLRILLLFSLFTVFNLSFPLPASAKNQSFDFPLFNLRNFTLLGDSYLRNGAVGLTRELSVPTSSAGTIIYNTPITFFDPETNISASFSTKFSFTISNVNPESYGDGLTFFLSTDNVTLGSPGSYLGLFNSSNPTKNKIIAIEFDTRLDSQFNDPNSNHIGLDVGSQGLISIKTADANLSGIDLKSGNLITAWIDYKNDQKRLMVWLSYSSFKPEKPLLSVKFNLSKDFNDIMYAGFSGSTEGSTELHLIEEWSFRTFGFRPSNSQSQPRNVSDSSGRIIPVTPVVPASNSTHKFHRTLALGLGITGGLIVFCAILIVFGWVSAKKWKPIRTGKSFRSEIMKGPRPFTYRILRDSTKGFHSSRILGHGAFGTVYKAVLLESGLTFAVKRSKHTHNSKTEFLAELSTIACLRHKNLVQLEGWCSEKGELLLVYEYMPNGSLDKVLYEESEAGTTLKWAHRYKIVVGIASVLMYLHEECEQQVIHRDIKTSNIMLDANLNARLGDFGLARLTDHNKSPVSTLTAGTMGYLAPEYLQYGKATEKTDVFSFGVVMLEVACGRRPIEKDARSQKINLVDWVWGLYAEDRIIEAADSRLKGEFENEEMRRLLLVGLSCVNPDCTKRPTMRRVLQILNKEAELQVVPKRKPSLTFSCSLPLSIEDIVSDCEESMKASPLYELKVL; encoded by the coding sequence ATGATGGTGCCTCTTCCTCTAAgaatcctcctcctcttctctctcttcactgTGTTTAATCTCTCCTTCCCTCTGCCTGCATCTGCCAAAAACCAAAGCTTCGATTTCCCGCTTTTCAACCTCCGGAACTTCACTCTCCTCGGCGACTCCTATCTCCGGAATGGCGCCGTCGGCCTCACTCGGGAACTCAGTGTCCCCACCTCTAGCGCTGGCACCATCATCTACAACACCCCCATCACCTTCTTCGATCCTGAAACCAATATCTCCGCCTCCTTCTCGACGAAGTTCTCCTTCACAATCTCAAATGTCAACCCTGAATCCTACGGCGATGGGCTCACGTTCTTCCTCTCGACCGACAATGTCACCCTCGGAAGCCCCGGCAGCTATTTGGGTCTCTTCAACTCCTCGAACCCAACCAAGAACAAGATCATCGCCATTGAATTTGACACCCGTTTGGACAGCCAATTCAATGATCCGAATTCGAACCACATTGGGTTGGATGTTGGCAGCCAGGGCCTCATATCTATCAAGACTGCCGATGCTAACTTGTCAGGGATTGACCTCAAGAGTGGGAATCTGATCACAGCATGGATTGATTACAAGAATGATCAGAAGAGGCTGATGGTCTGGTTGAGCTACTCGAGCTTCAAGCCTGAGAAGCCACTCCTGTCTGTGAAATTCAACCTCTCGAAGGATTTCAACGATATCATGTATGCTGGTTTTTCAGGGTCCACAGAAGGGAGCACTGAGCTCCACCTGATCGAGGAGTGGAGCTTTAGGACATTCGGATTCAGGCCCTCAAACTCTCAGTCTCAGCCTCGCAATGTATCAGACAGCTCAGGGAGGATAATCCCGGTAACCCCCGTAGTCCCTGCTTCAAATTCTACCCACAAGTTCCACAGGACGCTCGCGTTAGGCCTCGGAATCACAGGCGGGTTGATTGTATTCTGCGCAATCTTGATCGTCTTCGGCTGGGTTTCAGCTAAGAAATGGAAGCCAATCAGGACGGGCAAGAGCTTCAGGTCGGAGATCATGAAGGGCCCACGACCGTTCACCTATAGAATATTGAGAGACTCCACAAAAGGATTCCATTCGAGCCGGATCTTGGGCCATGGCGCATTTGGGACTGTTTACAAGGCCGTGCTTCTGGAATCTGGCCTCACTTTTGCTGTGAAGAGATCGAAACATACCCACAACAGTAAAACCGAATTCCTCGCTGAACTGTCAACAATAGCTTGTTTGAGACACAAGAATCTAGTTCAGCTCGAAGGCTGGTGCTCTGAGAAGGGCGAATTGTTGCTTGTCTATGAATACATGCCGAATGGGAGCCTTGACAAGGTCCTATATGAAGAATCCGAGGCGGGGACCACGCTGAAATGGGCCCACAGGTACAAGATCGTGGTTGGGATCGCCTCTGTTCTAATGTATCTACATGAAGAATGCGAGCAGCAAGTCATTCACAGAGACATAAAGACCAGCAATATAATGCTCGATGCAAATTTGAATGCAAGGTTGGGCGATTTTGGGCTGGCCCGGCTGACAGACCACAACAAGAGCCCTGTCTCAACTCTTACCGCTGGGACAATGGGCTACCTCGCACCTGAGTATCTCCAGTATGGGAAAGCAACTGAAAAGACAGATGTTTTTAGCTTTGGGGTCGTCATGCTTGAAGTTGCTTGTGGAAGGCGGCCCATTGAGAAAGATGCCCGCAGTCAGAAGATCAATTTGGTTGATTGGGTGTGGGGTTTGTATGCGGAAGACAGGATCATCGAAGCTGCGGACTCGAGATTGAAAGGCGAGTTTGAAAATGAAGAGATGAGGCGGTTGTTGCTCGTGGGTCTGAGCTGTGTGAATCCGGATTGCACAAAGCGACCCACCATGAGAAGAGTCTTACAGATCCTTAATAAAGAGGCGGAGCTTCAGGTTGTGCCGAAGAGGAAGCCAAGCCTGACATTTTCTTGCAGCTTGCCTTTGAGCATAGAGGATATTGTTTCGGATTGTGAAGAAAGCATGAAAGCCAGCCCCCTGTATGAGCTGAAAGTCCTTTGA